The Sylvia atricapilla isolate bSylAtr1 chromosome 5, bSylAtr1.pri, whole genome shotgun sequence genome includes a window with the following:
- the PACSIN2 gene encoding protein kinase C and casein kinase substrate in neurons protein 2 isoform X1, producing MSGSYDDSVGVEVSSDSFWEVGNYKRTVKRIDDGHRLCNDLMNCIHERARIEKVYAQQLTEWAKRWKQLVEKGPQYGTVERAWCAFMSEAEKVSELHLEVKGSLMNEDFEKIKNWQKEAFHKQMMGGFKETKEAEDGFRKAQKPWAKKLKEVEAAKKAYHAACKEEKLAISRETNSKADPALNPEQLKKLQDKVERSKQDVLKTKEKYEKSLKELDNATPQYMENMEQVFEQCQQFEEKRLRFFREVLLEVQKHLDLSNVASYKNIYRELEQNIKTADAVEDLRWFRANQGPGMSMNWPQFEEWSADLNRTLSRREKKKASDGVTLTGINQTGDQVSQPNKHSSSLSVQSNTVQSVQSSYNPFEDEEDTGSTVSEKEDNKIKNVSSYEKNQSYPTDWSDEESNNPFSSTDANGDTNPFDEDTPPAMEVRVRALYDYEGQEQDELSFKAGDELTKMENEDEQGWCKGRLDNGQVGLYPANYVEPIQ from the exons GTTGGAAATTACAAGAGGACAGTAAAACGAATTGATGATGGCCACAGGCTTTGCAATGATCTTATGAATTGTATTCATGAACGGGCACGGATAGAGAAGGTCTATGCTCAGCAGCTCACAGAATGGGCTAAAAGGTGGAAGCAACTTGTGGAGAAAG GCCCACAGTATGGAACAGTAGAAAGGGCTTGGTGTGCTTTTATGTCAGAAGCTGAAAAAGTGAGTGAACTACATCTAGAAGTAAAAGGTTCACTGATGAatgaagattttgaaaaaatcaAGAACTGGCAGAAGGAAGCCTTTCATAAGCAAATGATGGGAGGATTTAAGGAAACCAAAGAAGCAGAAGATGGATTTAGGAAAGCTCAGAAACCCTGGGCAAAAAAGCTGAAAGAG GTAGAAGCTGCGAAGAAAGCTTACCATGCTGCCTGCAAGGAGGAGAAATTGGCTATATCcagagaaacaaacagcaaagcTGACCCAGCACTGAATCCTGAACAACTCAAGAAATTACAAGACAAAGTGGAGAGAAGCAAACAAGATGTACTAAAG acaaaagaaaagtatgaaaaatcactgaaagaaTTAGATAATGCTACTCCTCAGTACATGGAGAACATGGAGCAGGTATttgagcagtgccagcagttTGAGGAAAAACGGTTGCGTTTCTTCCGAGAAGTGTTACTGGAAGTTCAGAAACACCTTGACTTGTCCAACGTTGCAAG ttaTAAAAATATCTACCGTGAACTGGAACAGAATATCAAAACAGCAGATGCTGTGGAAGACTTGAGGTGGTTTAGAGCTAATCAAGGTCCAGGGATGTCAATGAATTGGCCTCAGTTTGAG GAGTGGTCTGCAGACCTGAACCGTACTCTcagtagaagagaaaaaaagaaagcttctgATGGAGTGACTCTGACTGGTATCAATCAGACGGGAGACCAAGTTTCACAACCTAACAAACATAGCAG CAGTCTTAGTGTCCAGAGTAACACAGTGCAGTCAGTACAATCAAGTTACAATCCCTTTGAAGATGAAGAAGATACTGGGAGTACTGTCAGTGAAAAGGAGGACAATAAGATCAAAAA TGTTAGCAGCTATGAGAAGAACCAAAGCTACCCCACAGATTGGTCTGATGAAGAGTCCAACAACCCCTTCTCTTCCACTGATGCAAATGGAGACACCAATCCCTTTGATGAAGATACCCCTCCTGCCATGGAGGTGAGAGTACGTGCACTCTATGACTATGAGGGCCAGGAACAAGATGAGCTCAGCTTTAAAGCAG ggGATGAGCTAACCAAAATGGAGAATGAGGATGAGCAGGGCTGGTGCAAAGGACGCCTGGACAATGGACAAGTTGGTTTATACCCAGCAAACTATGTGGAACCAATCCAGTGA
- the PACSIN2 gene encoding protein kinase C and casein kinase substrate in neurons protein 2 isoform X2 translates to MSGSYDDSVGVEVSSDSFWEVGNYKRTVKRIDDGHRLCNDLMNCIHERARIEKVYAQQLTEWAKRWKQLVEKGPQYGTVERAWCAFMSEAEKVSELHLEVKGSLMNEDFEKIKNWQKEAFHKQMMGGFKETKEAEDGFRKAQKPWAKKLKEVEAAKKAYHAACKEEKLAISRETNSKADPALNPEQLKKLQDKVERSKQDVLKTKEKYEKSLKELDNATPQYMENMEQVFEQCQQFEEKRLRFFREVLLEVQKHLDLSNVASYKNIYRELEQNIKTADAVEDLRWFRANQGPGMSMNWPQFEEWSADLNRTLSRREKKKASDGVTLTGINQTGDQVSQPNKHSSLSVQSNTVQSVQSSYNPFEDEEDTGSTVSEKEDNKIKNVSSYEKNQSYPTDWSDEESNNPFSSTDANGDTNPFDEDTPPAMEVRVRALYDYEGQEQDELSFKAGDELTKMENEDEQGWCKGRLDNGQVGLYPANYVEPIQ, encoded by the exons GTTGGAAATTACAAGAGGACAGTAAAACGAATTGATGATGGCCACAGGCTTTGCAATGATCTTATGAATTGTATTCATGAACGGGCACGGATAGAGAAGGTCTATGCTCAGCAGCTCACAGAATGGGCTAAAAGGTGGAAGCAACTTGTGGAGAAAG GCCCACAGTATGGAACAGTAGAAAGGGCTTGGTGTGCTTTTATGTCAGAAGCTGAAAAAGTGAGTGAACTACATCTAGAAGTAAAAGGTTCACTGATGAatgaagattttgaaaaaatcaAGAACTGGCAGAAGGAAGCCTTTCATAAGCAAATGATGGGAGGATTTAAGGAAACCAAAGAAGCAGAAGATGGATTTAGGAAAGCTCAGAAACCCTGGGCAAAAAAGCTGAAAGAG GTAGAAGCTGCGAAGAAAGCTTACCATGCTGCCTGCAAGGAGGAGAAATTGGCTATATCcagagaaacaaacagcaaagcTGACCCAGCACTGAATCCTGAACAACTCAAGAAATTACAAGACAAAGTGGAGAGAAGCAAACAAGATGTACTAAAG acaaaagaaaagtatgaaaaatcactgaaagaaTTAGATAATGCTACTCCTCAGTACATGGAGAACATGGAGCAGGTATttgagcagtgccagcagttTGAGGAAAAACGGTTGCGTTTCTTCCGAGAAGTGTTACTGGAAGTTCAGAAACACCTTGACTTGTCCAACGTTGCAAG ttaTAAAAATATCTACCGTGAACTGGAACAGAATATCAAAACAGCAGATGCTGTGGAAGACTTGAGGTGGTTTAGAGCTAATCAAGGTCCAGGGATGTCAATGAATTGGCCTCAGTTTGAG GAGTGGTCTGCAGACCTGAACCGTACTCTcagtagaagagaaaaaaagaaagcttctgATGGAGTGACTCTGACTGGTATCAATCAGACGGGAGACCAAGTTTCACAACCTAACAAACATAGCAG TCTTAGTGTCCAGAGTAACACAGTGCAGTCAGTACAATCAAGTTACAATCCCTTTGAAGATGAAGAAGATACTGGGAGTACTGTCAGTGAAAAGGAGGACAATAAGATCAAAAA TGTTAGCAGCTATGAGAAGAACCAAAGCTACCCCACAGATTGGTCTGATGAAGAGTCCAACAACCCCTTCTCTTCCACTGATGCAAATGGAGACACCAATCCCTTTGATGAAGATACCCCTCCTGCCATGGAGGTGAGAGTACGTGCACTCTATGACTATGAGGGCCAGGAACAAGATGAGCTCAGCTTTAAAGCAG ggGATGAGCTAACCAAAATGGAGAATGAGGATGAGCAGGGCTGGTGCAAAGGACGCCTGGACAATGGACAAGTTGGTTTATACCCAGCAAACTATGTGGAACCAATCCAGTGA
- the PACSIN2 gene encoding protein kinase C and casein kinase substrate in neurons protein 2 isoform X3 has translation MSGSYDDSVGVEVSSDSFWEVGNYKRTVKRIDDGHRLCNDLMNCIHERARIEKVYAQQLTEWAKRWKQLVEKGPQYGTVERAWCAFMSEAEKVSELHLEVKGSLMNEDFEKIKNWQKEAFHKQMMGGFKETKEAEDGFRKAQKPWAKKLKEVEAAKKAYHAACKEEKLAISRETNSKADPALNPEQLKKLQDKVERSKQDVLKTKEKYEKSLKELDNATPQYMENMEQVFEQCQQFEEKRLRFFREVLLEVQKHLDLSNVASYKNIYRELEQNIKTADAVEDLRWFRANQGPGMSMNWPQFEEWSADLNRTLSRREKKKASDGVTLTGINQTGDQVSQPNKHSSVSSYEKNQSYPTDWSDEESNNPFSSTDANGDTNPFDEDTPPAMEVRVRALYDYEGQEQDELSFKAGDELTKMENEDEQGWCKGRLDNGQVGLYPANYVEPIQ, from the exons GTTGGAAATTACAAGAGGACAGTAAAACGAATTGATGATGGCCACAGGCTTTGCAATGATCTTATGAATTGTATTCATGAACGGGCACGGATAGAGAAGGTCTATGCTCAGCAGCTCACAGAATGGGCTAAAAGGTGGAAGCAACTTGTGGAGAAAG GCCCACAGTATGGAACAGTAGAAAGGGCTTGGTGTGCTTTTATGTCAGAAGCTGAAAAAGTGAGTGAACTACATCTAGAAGTAAAAGGTTCACTGATGAatgaagattttgaaaaaatcaAGAACTGGCAGAAGGAAGCCTTTCATAAGCAAATGATGGGAGGATTTAAGGAAACCAAAGAAGCAGAAGATGGATTTAGGAAAGCTCAGAAACCCTGGGCAAAAAAGCTGAAAGAG GTAGAAGCTGCGAAGAAAGCTTACCATGCTGCCTGCAAGGAGGAGAAATTGGCTATATCcagagaaacaaacagcaaagcTGACCCAGCACTGAATCCTGAACAACTCAAGAAATTACAAGACAAAGTGGAGAGAAGCAAACAAGATGTACTAAAG acaaaagaaaagtatgaaaaatcactgaaagaaTTAGATAATGCTACTCCTCAGTACATGGAGAACATGGAGCAGGTATttgagcagtgccagcagttTGAGGAAAAACGGTTGCGTTTCTTCCGAGAAGTGTTACTGGAAGTTCAGAAACACCTTGACTTGTCCAACGTTGCAAG ttaTAAAAATATCTACCGTGAACTGGAACAGAATATCAAAACAGCAGATGCTGTGGAAGACTTGAGGTGGTTTAGAGCTAATCAAGGTCCAGGGATGTCAATGAATTGGCCTCAGTTTGAG GAGTGGTCTGCAGACCTGAACCGTACTCTcagtagaagagaaaaaaagaaagcttctgATGGAGTGACTCTGACTGGTATCAATCAGACGGGAGACCAAGTTTCACAACCTAACAAACATAGCAG TGTTAGCAGCTATGAGAAGAACCAAAGCTACCCCACAGATTGGTCTGATGAAGAGTCCAACAACCCCTTCTCTTCCACTGATGCAAATGGAGACACCAATCCCTTTGATGAAGATACCCCTCCTGCCATGGAGGTGAGAGTACGTGCACTCTATGACTATGAGGGCCAGGAACAAGATGAGCTCAGCTTTAAAGCAG ggGATGAGCTAACCAAAATGGAGAATGAGGATGAGCAGGGCTGGTGCAAAGGACGCCTGGACAATGGACAAGTTGGTTTATACCCAGCAAACTATGTGGAACCAATCCAGTGA